The following are encoded together in the Clostridium sp. BJN0013 genome:
- a CDS encoding P-II family nitrogen regulator: MKEINAIIRMNMVSKTATNLKKAGFPCFTCRKVLGRGKKMVDLKVSNGEISINKHQAENLSEQHRLISKRLFTIMVNDQDVQEVVDIIISTNQTHNPGDGKIFVKDVTEVIRIRTSEKGVLAL, from the coding sequence ATGAAAGAAATTAATGCTATTATTAGAATGAATATGGTGAGTAAAACTGCAACTAATTTAAAAAAAGCAGGCTTTCCTTGCTTTACCTGTAGAAAAGTTCTTGGACGCGGTAAAAAAATGGTAGATCTTAAGGTATCCAATGGCGAAATATCTATAAATAAACACCAAGCAGAAAATTTATCCGAACAACACAGACTAATATCCAAAAGATTGTTTACAATAATGGTAAATGACCAGGATGTACAAGAAGTAGTAGATATAATTATCAGCACAAATCAAACCCATAATCCAGGAGATGGAAAAATATTTGTAAAAGATGTTACTGAAGTTATAAGAATAAGGACTTCAGAAAAAGGCGTACTGGCTTTATAA
- a CDS encoding bifunctional homocysteine S-methyltransferase/methylenetetrahydrofolate reductase gives MNIKEKPLIFDGAMGTYYPSVSKNPLPKCELANIYDKNTILKIHREYIDAGCKAIKTNTFGANKISLESDFDRVREVIVNGYEIAKEAAKDTDVLIFADIGPIPFLENMDLYEGYKEIVELFLELGAKYFIFETFSSDEYLKEISEYIKGKNPEAYILTEFAVSPEGYTRVGKSGKKLIENILNIPTIDACGFNCFSGPYHLLQYIKTFNIGNETISVMPNSGYPTVINNRTFFDNTKEYFAQRMLEIAKQGVSIIGGCCGTTPEFIRETVIKLKKLSKSEIVLKKQVKKIHTEKPVVKNVLLEKINKGKKIIAVELDPPLDTEVDFFLNSAKTLKKQEIDAITIADCPIARARVDSSLLACKLKRELDITTIPHMTCRDRNINATKALLLGLNIEGVNNVLVVTGDPIPSAERDEVKAMFSFNSAILANYITNLNDTTFSSPFNICGALNVNSGNFNTELKRAKTKIENGIAMFLTQPVLTEEALENLKLARRELSARILGGIIPVVSYRNACFMNNEISGIKVSKQIIKQYKDISKEEAAKLAVKISIDIAEKIYPYVDGYYLITPFKRIDIISEIIHNIKAKNTITI, from the coding sequence ATGAATATAAAAGAAAAACCTTTAATTTTTGATGGTGCAATGGGGACATATTATCCCAGTGTTTCTAAAAATCCATTGCCTAAATGTGAGCTTGCAAATATCTATGATAAAAATACCATATTAAAAATACATAGAGAATACATAGATGCAGGCTGCAAGGCAATTAAAACTAATACTTTCGGAGCAAATAAAATTAGCCTTGAAAGTGATTTTGATAGGGTAAGAGAAGTTATTGTAAATGGATATGAAATTGCAAAGGAGGCTGCAAAAGACACAGATGTTTTGATTTTTGCAGATATTGGACCAATACCTTTTTTAGAAAATATGGATTTATATGAGGGGTATAAAGAAATAGTAGAATTGTTTTTAGAGTTAGGAGCAAAATATTTTATATTTGAAACTTTTAGCAGTGACGAATATCTAAAAGAAATTTCTGAGTATATAAAAGGGAAAAATCCAGAAGCATATATTCTGACGGAGTTTGCAGTTTCTCCGGAAGGTTATACAAGAGTTGGTAAATCAGGGAAAAAGCTCATAGAAAATATTTTAAATATACCAACCATTGATGCCTGTGGTTTTAATTGTTTTTCTGGTCCCTATCATTTATTGCAGTATATTAAAACTTTTAATATAGGAAATGAAACTATATCTGTTATGCCAAATTCGGGTTACCCAACAGTAATAAATAACCGAACTTTTTTTGATAACACTAAAGAATATTTTGCCCAGAGGATGTTGGAAATTGCAAAACAGGGTGTGTCCATTATAGGTGGTTGCTGCGGTACAACTCCAGAATTCATAAGAGAAACTGTTATAAAATTAAAAAAATTATCTAAATCAGAAATTGTTTTAAAAAAACAGGTAAAAAAAATTCATACTGAAAAACCAGTTGTTAAAAATGTACTTTTAGAGAAAATTAATAAGGGTAAAAAAATTATTGCAGTAGAGCTGGATCCTCCCCTTGATACAGAAGTAGATTTCTTTTTAAATAGTGCTAAAACTCTTAAAAAACAGGAAATTGATGCAATAACAATTGCAGATTGTCCTATTGCCAGAGCTAGGGTAGACAGCAGTCTTCTGGCCTGCAAGCTAAAAAGGGAATTAGATATTACTACTATACCGCATATGACCTGTAGAGATAGAAATATAAATGCTACAAAAGCACTGCTTTTAGGTTTAAATATTGAAGGGGTAAACAATGTTCTAGTGGTGACCGGAGATCCTATACCATCTGCTGAGAGGGATGAGGTTAAGGCAATGTTCAGTTTCAATTCTGCAATACTTGCAAATTATATTACCAATTTAAATGATACAACATTTTCATCCCCCTTTAATATCTGTGGCGCCCTAAATGTGAATTCTGGAAATTTTAATACTGAACTTAAACGGGCCAAGACTAAAATAGAAAATGGTATAGCTATGTTTTTAACACAGCCTGTTTTAACAGAAGAGGCTCTGGAAAATTTAAAGCTGGCACGCAGAGAATTATCTGCCAGAATATTAGGAGGAATTATTCCAGTTGTAAGCTATAGAAATGCCTGTTTTATGAATAATGAAATTTCCGGAATAAAAGTTTCAAAACAAATTATCAAACAATATAAGGATATTTCAAAAGAAGAGGCAGCAAAACTGGCAGTTAAAATATCCATTGATATTGCAGAGAAAATTTATCCTTATGTAGATGGATATTATCTCATTACACCTTTTAAAAGAATAGATATTATTTCTGAAATTATTCATAATATCAAAGCAAAAAACACCATTACAATATAA
- the anfO gene encoding Fe-only nitrogenase accessory protein AnfO: MNKEIAVLENYNGEIASFLEPGVVKIYTKQDKDWKIKDEIIFSIYKITDVNLIRERIIKMVESLGQCKIFVGRKIGGIPYSILERFEVNSWEITGRPYEFLDHVMETEEDEERKLLKSSSQSQNKRVCEPVKIGQEGHYFLDLIKVQQQNPNITTKQILVPFFKNQTFSELVINCSHVPKWFEKELDNFGLKVDVQIEKKDRFKVTVKYKTC, from the coding sequence ATGAATAAAGAAATTGCAGTATTAGAAAATTATAATGGAGAAATAGCTTCTTTTTTAGAACCAGGTGTAGTTAAAATATATACTAAACAGGATAAAGACTGGAAGATAAAAGATGAAATAATTTTTTCAATATACAAAATAACTGATGTAAATTTAATTCGAGAAAGAATTATAAAGATGGTAGAATCTCTAGGACAATGCAAAATTTTTGTAGGAAGAAAAATTGGAGGAATTCCCTACAGCATTTTAGAAAGATTTGAAGTGAATTCCTGGGAAATAACCGGAAGGCCTTATGAATTTCTAGATCATGTTATGGAAACAGAGGAAGATGAAGAACGTAAACTATTAAAATCTTCTTCACAATCTCAAAATAAGCGTGTATGTGAACCTGTCAAAATTGGACAAGAGGGTCATTATTTTTTAGATCTTATTAAGGTACAGCAGCAGAATCCAAATATTACTACCAAACAAATATTAGTTCCATTTTTTAAGAATCAAACCTTTTCTGAGTTGGTAATAAACTGCAGTCATGTCCCAAAGTGGTTTGAAAAAGAATTGGATAATTTTGGTTTAAAAGTTGATGTTCAAATAGAAAAAAAGGACCGGTTTAAAGTAACTGTTAAATATAAGACATGTTGA
- a CDS encoding homocitrate synthase: MNVSIVDTTLRDGEQKAGIALGIKEKVKIAEIVNDMGIAQIEAGTASMGGDEKESIEKIVSLNLNSKISSWNRMNIKDINHSIDCGVDIIHISIPSSDIQIKSKLGKDRTWVINNIKRCITYALDKGYEVTVGLEDASRADINFLVELCKIVFEMGVKRVRYADTVGILYPRKIFYHINKLRQEVPVEVEVHTHNDFGMALANSLGAVEAGVMYVDCTVTGIGERAGNCDFVKFAKVLYMLEGNKVSCRDFDDLMEMEQQIKDIIKLSE, translated from the coding sequence GTGAATGTTAGTATTGTAGACACTACTTTGAGAGATGGAGAACAAAAGGCTGGCATAGCATTAGGTATAAAAGAAAAAGTAAAAATTGCTGAAATTGTAAATGATATGGGCATTGCTCAGATAGAAGCAGGAACAGCATCTATGGGGGGAGATGAAAAGGAAAGTATTGAGAAAATTGTAAGCCTGAATTTAAACAGTAAGATATCATCATGGAATAGAATGAATATAAAGGACATAAATCATTCCATAGATTGTGGCGTGGATATAATTCATATATCCATTCCTTCATCAGATATTCAAATTAAATCTAAACTAGGGAAAGATAGGACTTGGGTTATAAATAATATAAAAAGATGTATTACTTATGCATTGGATAAAGGATATGAAGTAACTGTAGGATTGGAAGATGCCAGTAGGGCAGACATAAATTTTTTAGTTGAATTATGTAAAATTGTTTTTGAAATGGGAGTAAAGAGAGTTAGATATGCAGATACAGTGGGTATTTTATATCCGAGGAAGATTTTTTACCACATAAATAAATTGAGACAAGAGGTGCCAGTAGAAGTAGAAGTGCACACACATAATGATTTTGGAATGGCACTTGCCAATTCTTTAGGAGCAGTAGAGGCCGGAGTTATGTATGTAGATTGTACTGTTACAGGTATAGGAGAACGTGCCGGTAATTGTGATTTTGTAAAGTTTGCTAAAGTTTTATATATGCTGGAAGGTAATAAAGTATCCTGTAGAGATTTTGATGATTTAATGGAAATGGAACAACAAATTAAAGATATTATAAAATTGTCAGAGTAA
- the metE gene encoding 5-methyltetrahydropteroyltriglutamate--homocysteine S-methyltransferase — MKDSIIGYPRIGELRELKFWTEDYFKGNLSLEKLQQNVKDLKRKQWKLLAQTDIDFIPSNDFSFYDGMLDMAVLLNVIPDSYKSLGLNKLDTYFAMARGYQGEKGDVKALPMKKWFNTNYHYIVPVVEDNTEIKLNSKELFSQYKDALKIGIKTKPIIIGGFTFLKLAHYEGIKRLDDFIEDIIKVYGDILIELNKLGVEWVQIDEPILVTDLSENDIEIFKRIYTELLKNKGDLNILIQTYFGDIRDCYREVISLGFDGIGLDFVEGKKSLELIKDRGFPKDILLFAGIINGKNIWKNSYEKSFVVLNELSKHMKKDNIVINTSCSLLHVPYTLKNEKKLSEDYKAHFAFAEEKLIELAELKELFGDVNYINSSKYKNNISQFTKKLNSDNFKVKKKVKNLTEKDFVRLPKFDERVKIQRDFFKFPLLPTTTIGSFPQTSEIKSNRAKFKKGEITKEEYVKKVKEKIKECIELQEKIGIDVLVHGEFERNDMVEYFGENLKGFLFTERAWVQSYGTRCVKPPIIWGDVSRAKPITVEYSKYAQSLTSKPVKGMLTGPVTILNWSFPREDISLKEMAFQIALAIKEEVLDLEANGINIIQVDEAALKEKLPLRKSSWHSEYLDWAISAFRLVHSSSKATTQIHTHMCYSEFEEIVKDIDSMDADVISFEASRSNLSIIEALNKNNFTTAVGPGVYDIHSPRIPGVEEIVKAINSMLEKINKEKLWINPDCGLKTRGEKETVPSLKNLVEAAKKVRNILGEYI, encoded by the coding sequence ATGAAAGACTCAATTATTGGTTATCCTAGAATAGGTGAACTTCGTGAGCTGAAATTTTGGACAGAAGATTATTTTAAAGGAAATTTATCTTTGGAAAAGTTGCAGCAAAATGTTAAAGATTTAAAAAGAAAACAATGGAAACTATTAGCTCAGACAGATATTGATTTCATACCTTCCAATGATTTTTCTTTTTATGACGGAATGCTTGATATGGCAGTTCTTTTAAATGTAATACCAGATAGTTACAAATCATTAGGTCTTAATAAATTAGATACTTATTTTGCAATGGCCAGAGGATATCAGGGAGAAAAAGGCGATGTTAAAGCACTTCCCATGAAAAAATGGTTTAATACAAATTATCATTATATAGTACCGGTAGTGGAAGACAATACAGAAATCAAGTTAAATAGTAAGGAGCTTTTTAGCCAGTATAAGGATGCTCTGAAGATTGGAATTAAAACAAAGCCTATAATCATAGGTGGGTTTACTTTCTTAAAATTGGCACATTATGAGGGTATAAAAAGACTAGATGATTTTATTGAAGATATAATTAAGGTATATGGAGATATTCTTATAGAATTAAATAAATTAGGGGTAGAATGGGTACAGATTGACGAACCTATTTTAGTTACAGATTTAAGTGAAAATGATATAGAAATATTTAAAAGAATATATACAGAATTGTTAAAAAATAAAGGTGACCTCAACATATTAATTCAAACATATTTTGGAGACATCAGGGATTGTTACAGGGAAGTGATCTCTCTTGGTTTTGATGGAATAGGGCTGGATTTTGTGGAGGGGAAAAAATCTTTAGAGTTAATTAAAGATAGGGGATTTCCAAAGGATATTCTTCTTTTTGCAGGTATAATAAATGGCAAAAATATATGGAAAAACTCTTATGAAAAATCCTTTGTAGTTTTAAATGAGCTTTCAAAGCATATGAAAAAAGATAATATTGTAATAAATACAAGCTGTTCTTTGTTACATGTTCCCTATACTCTAAAAAATGAAAAAAAACTGTCAGAAGATTATAAAGCCCATTTTGCTTTTGCAGAAGAAAAACTGATAGAGCTTGCTGAATTAAAAGAGCTTTTTGGTGATGTAAATTATATAAATTCAAGTAAATATAAAAACAATATTTCACAGTTTACAAAAAAATTAAATAGTGATAATTTTAAAGTGAAGAAAAAGGTTAAAAATTTAACTGAAAAAGATTTTGTAAGACTTCCAAAGTTTGATGAAAGGGTAAAGATTCAAAGAGATTTTTTTAAATTTCCATTACTTCCAACTACCACAATAGGCTCTTTTCCACAGACCTCTGAAATAAAATCAAATAGAGCAAAATTTAAAAAAGGTGAAATCACAAAAGAGGAATATGTAAAGAAAGTAAAGGAAAAAATTAAGGAGTGTATAGAACTTCAAGAAAAAATTGGTATTGATGTTTTAGTTCATGGTGAATTTGAGAGAAATGATATGGTGGAATATTTTGGAGAAAATTTAAAAGGATTTTTATTTACAGAAAGAGCCTGGGTTCAGTCTTATGGTACCCGTTGTGTTAAACCGCCTATAATATGGGGAGATGTATCTAGGGCAAAACCTATTACTGTTGAATACTCTAAATATGCTCAAAGTCTTACATCAAAGCCTGTAAAGGGTATGCTTACAGGCCCTGTAACTATTCTCAACTGGTCTTTTCCACGGGAGGATATTTCGTTAAAGGAAATGGCTTTTCAAATTGCTCTGGCTATTAAAGAAGAAGTTTTAGATCTTGAAGCCAATGGCATTAATATAATTCAAGTAGATGAAGCAGCATTAAAAGAAAAACTTCCCCTTAGGAAAAGCAGCTGGCACAGTGAATATCTGGATTGGGCCATATCTGCATTTAGACTGGTTCACAGTAGCAGCAAGGCAACTACGCAAATACATACACATATGTGTTATAGTGAATTTGAGGAAATAGTGAAGGATATTGATTCCATGGATGCAGATGTAATTTCCTTTGAAGCATCACGTTCAAATCTATCTATTATTGAAGCTTTAAATAAAAATAATTTTACTACTGCAGTGGGACCTGGTGTCTATGATATTCATTCTCCAAGAATACCTGGTGTAGAAGAAATTGTTAAAGCTATAAATTCAATGCTCGAAAAAATTAATAAGGAAAAGCTGTGGATTAATCCAGATTGTGGTTTAAAAACCCGAGGCGAAAAAGAAACTGTTCCAAGTCTTAAAAATCTTGTGGAAGCAGCTAAAAAAGTAAGAAATATATTAGGAGAATATATATGA
- a CDS encoding GNAT family N-acetyltransferase, whose protein sequence is MKMDLTIRRADQGDIEMMTQLLKVLFSIEEDFIFNEEKQRRGLEIMLEDRENRCVFIAEYNGQIVGMISGQVLISTAEGGISVLVEDLIVKEVYRKRSIGKELLFKIEKWAALKKAKRLQLLAENDNSPALNFYRHLNWNDTGLICLNKKNI, encoded by the coding sequence ATGAAAATGGATTTGACCATAAGGAGAGCTGACCAGGGTGATATTGAAATGATGACTCAGTTGTTAAAAGTTCTTTTTTCCATTGAGGAAGATTTCATTTTCAATGAGGAAAAGCAAAGGAGAGGTCTTGAAATCATGCTTGAAGACAGGGAGAATCGGTGTGTATTTATAGCGGAGTATAATGGCCAAATTGTGGGGATGATCTCAGGCCAAGTTTTGATTTCAACTGCTGAGGGAGGCATATCTGTATTGGTAGAAGATTTAATTGTTAAAGAGGTTTACAGGAAACGAAGTATTGGAAAAGAACTCCTTTTTAAAATAGAGAAATGGGCAGCTTTAAAGAAGGCAAAAAGACTGCAGCTTTTAGCGGAAAATGACAACTCTCCCGCGTTAAATTTTTATAGGCATTTAAACTGGAATGATACAGGTCTTATATGTTTAAATAAAAAGAATATATAG
- a CDS encoding P-II family nitrogen regulator: MLMIKAIIRPEKVESVLSALSSAGFPAVTKYDVVGRGKQQGLQVGSIHYDEIPKEMLMIVVNDTDKDEVIDIIIHTAKTGEEGAFGDGKIFTAPVDEVYTISTGSKEL, encoded by the coding sequence ATGTTAATGATTAAAGCTATTATAAGACCAGAAAAAGTAGAGTCAGTTTTATCCGCACTTTCAAGTGCAGGTTTTCCGGCTGTTACAAAATATGATGTTGTAGGAAGGGGTAAGCAGCAGGGGCTTCAAGTGGGTTCCATACATTATGATGAAATCCCTAAAGAAATGCTCATGATTGTTGTAAATGACACTGACAAAGATGAAGTAATAGATATTATAATACACACAGCAAAAACTGGGGAAGAAGGGGCATTTGGAGATGGTAAAATTTTCACAGCACCTGTAGACGAAGTTTACACGATAAGTACAGGCTCTAAAGAACTTTAA
- a CDS encoding homocitrate synthase: MSVIIKHNKKFIIDRTLPEIMKRSEKIHENMIKNFLMLLKEVGVDLIEINKSTLSKIKNFPRDLDYIYNVDDICDIYFLDKCEFKFKYIAVDYKKAVTFNKDILNRLKDRKIILEVDIKILDKLLSGENNKIFNELNISCLRIKGIVKYNLSGWSGLIENIKTRFSTDVDFCPDNKFYMATAIGMEACIDGADFITGTFNGQIYGFASIEEIVLGLKVIKKGEVSGNLKLVGDLAKVYTQLTGEKVYCMKAVIGEDIFKYESGIHVDGIAKNPYTYEPYNPYDIGEKRTMYIGKHSGKKAVMLRLKELNIDYEGINGNNFLSKIRETSIKLKRNIFDEELIQIYNDFKNTCLQ, from the coding sequence ATGTCAGTTATAATAAAGCACAATAAAAAATTTATTATAGATAGAACTTTACCGGAAATTATGAAAAGATCAGAAAAGATTCATGAAAATATGATAAAAAATTTTTTAATGTTACTAAAGGAAGTAGGTGTAGATTTAATAGAGATAAATAAGAGTACTTTAAGTAAAATTAAAAATTTTCCTAGAGACCTAGATTATATATACAATGTAGATGATATTTGTGATATATATTTTTTAGATAAATGTGAATTTAAATTTAAATATATAGCTGTGGATTATAAAAAGGCTGTTACTTTTAATAAGGATATTTTAAATAGATTGAAAGATAGGAAGATAATACTTGAGGTGGATATTAAAATTTTAGATAAATTACTTTCAGGTGAGAATAATAAAATTTTTAATGAGTTAAACATAAGTTGTTTGAGAATAAAGGGTATTGTAAAATACAATTTATCAGGATGGAGCGGATTAATAGAAAATATAAAAACACGTTTTTCTACGGATGTGGACTTTTGTCCGGATAATAAATTTTACATGGCAACTGCAATAGGTATGGAAGCTTGTATCGATGGCGCGGATTTTATAACGGGAACTTTTAATGGACAAATTTATGGATTTGCATCTATAGAGGAAATTGTTTTAGGACTTAAAGTGATAAAAAAGGGTGAAGTATCTGGAAATTTAAAGTTAGTAGGAGACCTGGCAAAAGTATATACACAGCTGACAGGGGAAAAGGTCTACTGTATGAAAGCTGTAATTGGAGAAGATATATTTAAATATGAATCGGGTATTCATGTGGATGGAATAGCAAAAAATCCTTATACTTATGAACCTTATAATCCATATGATATTGGAGAAAAGAGAACCATGTATATAGGAAAACATTCAGGCAAAAAAGCGGTAATGTTGCGCCTTAAAGAGCTAAATATAGACTATGAAGGAATTAATGGAAATAATTTTTTAAGTAAGATAAGGGAAACCAGTATTAAACTAAAGAGAAATATTTTTGATGAGGAGTTAATTCAAATCTATAACGACTTTAAAAATACTTGTTTGCAATAA
- a CDS encoding serpin family protein: MNKNRKIIPILLTILFMMSCTSFTPYIYADSNENLHITKLNQRENTSTIKCWTIEFKTPVDLNSILKPGIITVKDSQGNLMNIKISTGNSGKYVYVDPPKEGYKVGQTYYLNISKDITFEYQSRSLKNGIQIKFTTGDIGSIDIDETTSIVTTNNTFAFNLMENLISQDKTEVILINSLCLKGKWEDQFLTENTKKEEFNLSNGNKINIDTMQNTSYVNYLEESNFQTILLSYHDNMEMDIFLPKKDININEFSQNITKDNFDKWMNNFKSTYVLQQIPKFKMYYDTDLNNPLKALGIFDAFDPEKADFKKLVTNNTLNQTSLYINKIKHKAYISVDEEGTEAAAVTVEIMNGTSAPYNKPIYFKADRPFFFIGDNKTGIISFMGKMDNPSTPDIDPAN; the protein is encoded by the coding sequence ATGAATAAAAATAGAAAAATTATTCCCATACTTCTTACTATATTATTTATGATGTCATGTACCAGTTTTACCCCCTATATATATGCAGATTCAAATGAAAATCTACATATAACAAAATTAAATCAGAGGGAAAATACAAGTACAATAAAATGCTGGACTATAGAGTTCAAAACACCTGTAGATTTAAATTCCATACTTAAACCCGGTATAATAACTGTAAAGGATTCTCAAGGGAACTTAATGAATATAAAAATTTCTACAGGGAATTCTGGAAAATATGTTTATGTAGACCCTCCAAAAGAAGGCTATAAAGTAGGACAAACATATTACCTTAACATCTCCAAAGACATAACATTTGAATACCAGAGCAGATCACTTAAAAATGGCATACAGATAAAATTTACAACTGGTGATATAGGATCTATAGATATAGATGAAACTACTTCTATAGTTACAACTAACAATACTTTTGCTTTTAATCTAATGGAAAATTTGATATCACAAGATAAAACTGAAGTTATTTTAATTAATTCCCTATGTCTTAAAGGAAAATGGGAGGATCAATTTTTAACTGAAAATACAAAAAAAGAAGAGTTTAATTTATCTAACGGTAATAAAATAAACATAGACACCATGCAAAATACTTCCTATGTAAATTATCTGGAGGAAAGCAATTTCCAAACAATTTTACTTTCTTATCACGATAATATGGAAATGGATATATTTCTACCTAAAAAAGATATAAATATAAATGAGTTCTCCCAAAATATTACTAAAGACAACTTTGATAAATGGATGAATAACTTTAAAAGTACTTATGTTCTGCAACAGATTCCTAAATTTAAAATGTACTATGACACAGACTTAAATAATCCATTAAAAGCTTTAGGAATATTTGATGCTTTTGATCCTGAAAAAGCAGATTTTAAAAAGCTTGTAACCAATAATACCCTAAACCAGACTTCCCTATATATAAATAAAATAAAACATAAAGCTTATATAAGTGTAGATGAAGAGGGTACAGAAGCTGCTGCTGTTACTGTTGAGATTATGAATGGCACCTCTGCCCCTTATAATAAACCAATTTACTTTAAGGCAGACAGACCTTTCTTCTTTATAGGAGATAATAAAACGGGAATTATATCCTTTATGGGAAAGATGGATAATCCAAGTACACCAGATATAGATCCAGCAAATTAA
- a CDS encoding ImmA/IrrE family metallo-endopeptidase has translation MNSNYLKKVLLENDIKSIKSKINILIKENHIINPIIKDDMFRLLESVGKVLYYPIKDNVCAFYIKIDNNHFKENIIFINTFMPYEIQIFAAAHEFSHIIGIAGDHEELLVEDKIFNYVFDSMENIDKNEMLANYFASELLVKDTILESQLLKMKINKLDSITTEDIIRLMDIFLFPYKPMILKLYCIGKISYERYKELIDINCNNSIFQLQNRLGLCSRNNELTRIKSFSNFIDLAINSYEMTVRTYDKLKYVLKLFDLTPEKLGVKKKLPKHLSEEGLEEIPYDL, from the coding sequence ATGAATTCAAATTATCTAAAAAAAGTACTTCTGGAAAATGACATCAAAAGTATCAAATCTAAAATTAACATATTGATAAAAGAAAATCACATCATTAATCCTATAATAAAAGATGATATGTTTAGGCTATTAGAATCAGTAGGTAAGGTACTTTATTATCCCATCAAGGATAATGTGTGTGCTTTTTATATTAAAATAGACAATAATCACTTCAAAGAAAACATTATCTTCATAAATACCTTCATGCCCTATGAAATACAAATATTTGCAGCAGCTCATGAATTTTCACATATTATTGGTATTGCCGGAGATCATGAAGAGCTTCTTGTGGAGGATAAAATATTTAATTATGTCTTTGATAGTATGGAGAACATAGATAAAAATGAAATGCTAGCAAATTATTTTGCCTCTGAGTTATTGGTAAAAGACACTATTTTAGAATCACAGCTTCTAAAAATGAAAATAAATAAACTGGATTCTATAACTACGGAAGATATTATAAGGCTAATGGATATATTTTTATTTCCTTATAAACCTATGATACTAAAATTGTACTGTATAGGTAAAATATCCTATGAGAGATATAAAGAATTAATTGATATTAATTGTAATAATTCCATATTTCAATTACAAAATAGGCTTGGTTTGTGTTCCAGGAACAATGAACTGACAAGAATTAAGAGCTTCTCTAACTTTATCGATTTAGCAATTAATTCTTATGAGATGACTGTAAGAACTTATGATAAATTAAAGTATGTATTAAAATTATTTGATTTAACACCTGAAAAACTTGGTGTGAAAAAAAAATTACCTAAACATCTTTCAGAAGAAGGGTTAGAAGAGATACCTTATGACTTATAA
- a CDS encoding NifB/NifX family molybdenum-iron cluster-binding protein: MGMYMVSYDLSHPDYNNEKVKGAIQSYEDWCHYLDITTYVIKTSASYEDIRNSLSKFLIGTDRLVICEIPNPEVWVTNKKLNWKNKTYDARYKNIDKKNNYKLAISSKTGENIDEHFGHTDRFYIYSYDKNGINFVEIRKVYRYGIGVEECSNHDEKISKILETIEDCDIVLTLKIGVEAIKKLKQKGIEVIQINTTVDKGIEKALEEITMMK, from the coding sequence ATGGGGATGTACATGGTAAGTTATGATTTAAGTCATCCGGATTACAATAATGAAAAAGTAAAAGGGGCTATACAAAGTTATGAAGATTGGTGCCATTATCTGGATATAACTACCTACGTAATAAAAACTTCTGCATCTTATGAAGATATAAGAAATTCTTTGAGTAAATTTTTAATAGGTACTGACAGGTTAGTTATTTGTGAAATTCCTAATCCTGAAGTGTGGGTTACAAATAAAAAGTTAAATTGGAAAAATAAAACCTATGATGCCAGATATAAAAATATTGATAAAAAAAATAATTATAAATTAGCAATCTCAAGCAAGACAGGTGAGAATATAGATGAACATTTTGGACATACTGATAGATTTTATATTTATTCCTATGATAAAAATGGTATTAATTTTGTAGAAATAAGAAAAGTCTACAGGTACGGTATAGGAGTTGAGGAATGTAGTAACCATGATGAGAAAATTTCTAAAATACTAGAAACCATAGAAGACTGTGATATTGTGCTAACTTTAAAAATAGGAGTGGAGGCTATAAAGAAACTAAAGCAGAAAGGTATTGAAGTAATTCAGATAAATACAACTGTAGATAAAGGAATTGAGAAAGCTTTAGAAGAGATTACTATGATGAAGTAA